Proteins from one Cyclopterus lumpus isolate fCycLum1 chromosome 11, fCycLum1.pri, whole genome shotgun sequence genomic window:
- the LOC117739248 gene encoding interleukin-6-like, which yields MAQPTQPLLALSITSGSSTSASQQLNMPSQLNLLSAVTLAALLLHASGAPVEDTPTDMPAGEPSGEEQAGPSNLLSVSPVWHAVLGATKRHQKEFEDEFQHELKYHFLENYKVSSLPAGCPLSNFSKEACLHRLAHGLRIYTVLLKHVEKEYPGNLICSVVKYYSDLLINLSKDKMRNPEQVTALTSSQEAQLLGGLDHLDAFQRKMTAHSILRQLHHFLVDSKRAITKRENTKARMADRLLAPISFYNQKFKDEIIQKHL from the exons ATGGCACAGCCAACGCAACCTCTCCTGGCCCTCAGCATCACCAGTGGAAGCTCAACAAGCGCCTCCCAGCAGCTCAACATGCCCTCTCAACTCA ACCTGCTCTCTGCGGTGACGCTGGCCGCTCTGCTGCTGCACGCTTCCGGAGCTCCGGTCGAAGACACGCCCACCGACATGCCGGCAGGTGAGCCCTCAGGTGAGGAGCAGGCGGGGCCCTCTAACCTACTGAGCGTCTCACCCGTCTGGCACGCGGTCCTTGGCGCAACCAAACGCCACCAGAAGGAG TTTGAAGATGAATTCCAACATGAGTTGAAATATCATTTTCTGGAGAACTACAAAGTATCCTCCCTTCCAGCAGGCTGCCCTCTCTCCAACTTCAGCAAG gAGGCTTGTCTCCACAGATTGGCCCACGGCCTGCGTATTTACACAGTTCTTCTCAAGCATGTGGAGAAGGAGTACCCCGGCAACTTGATCTGCTCCGTGGTCAAATACTACAGCGACCTCCTGATCAACCTGAGCAAAGACAAG ATGAGGAACCCGGAACAGGTCACAGCACTGACCAGCAGCCAGGAGGCGCAGCTGCTGGGGGGCCTCGATCACCTCGACGCCTTCCAGAGAAAGATGACTGCACACAGCATCCTACGCCAGCTCCACCACTTCCTCGTCGATAGCAAAAGAGCAATTACTAAAAGGGAGAATACCAAGGCAAGAATGGCAGACAGACTTTTGGCACCTATCAGTTTCTATAACCAAAAGTTTAAAGACGAGatcattcaaaaacatttataa
- the tomm7 gene encoding mitochondrial import receptor subunit TOM7 homolog encodes MAKLSKETKQRLQQLFQCGQFVIRWGFIPTVLYLGFKRGADPGMPEPTVLSLLWG; translated from the exons ATGGCTAAACTGAGCAAAGAAACCAAACAGAGGCTGCAGCAGCTGTTCCAATGCGGCCAGTTTGTCATCCGATGGGGTTTTATACCCACCGTGTTGTACCTCG GTTTCAAACGAGGAGCAGATCCAGGAATGCCTGAGCCCACAGTATTGag TTTGCTTTGGGGCTAA